The genomic interval GTCTCATTTTGTATTTCAGCGGGCAAACCTCAACGCCCAGAAGCTGCTggacccccaaaaaagaaaaggaagagaggacagAAGAAATCCCGGGAGCGGGAAGAGAAGAAGGCTGTGGCGCCcaaggcccaggccctggggaagaAGTCTCGGGCAGCTTCCCAGGTCGGGAAGCCAGTGAAAGCCAAGGAGGAAAAGATCTCTGGCTCCTCAGGGGCCCCTGCAGGTGAGGAGCTTCAGGAAGGACGTTCATCAGGGCCAGCTGGGATCCATGTAGACTGGTCCTCATTAGTCATAAGAAAAGACATGGTTAGGTACACGAATGGAATAATGGGAGATTTCTCAAAGAGCGCGCTTTCAGAGGACAGGTCACAGGGACTCTGTGGGTGGATGGGATCCCAGGGGGTACACAGTGGTTCCAGGCCAGATAGTGAGGCGGAGTAGAATTTTTTGGAACTGCCGTGCGGGTCCACCAGAGGccctgggggaaggggggggggcagtgcaTGGAGACTCAGGTTTGAAGCTGGGCCCTGGATGGGATGGAGAGGTCCGAGAGggggttctccattctgtcctcTAATTCGTTCCTTGCAGATGGCCCGTCCAGAGAGCCTGACTCCTCCTTTGCCCTGGATGTTCTGCGGCAGCGGCTACATGAGAAGATACAGGAGGCCCGGGGCCAGGTCGGTGGGAGAACTCGGTGCCAGAAGCGGTGTCTTGGCGGCAGTggtttcccctctctgtctcgAGAGGAGGTGCCCTCGTGCCCTCACGGGGtcagctcccagctctgcctgctgTTGTGGGCCTGACCAGCATTTCAGTAATAGAGGCCCCAGCCACTGGTGCTGCCCCTGCAGCGGGccctgccagggcctcagtgGCTCTCCTCTACAAGAGCTCATCAGTACAGGGAGGCTCAGTACCCAGGTCACCCTGGGAAGCCACTTTTGTTGAATACCACACTGGTGACACTTCTGCCAATCTACATGTCAtgacaaccctatgaggtaggagCCTTGGATGAGTGGACCTGTCAACGGTGACAGCCACAGCAAATGCTGAGACCTAAACCAGCCTCAGCTCTTCTGCTGAATGGGCATTGTCTACCCTCTGACCACCCAGCCACCACTGCCCTTTCACTGGGGACCTCCCCCAGGCCTCTTGCTATATGGGGACAGTGCCCCAGCTTCTTTCCACACTGTCCTGGACAAGGCGGGGGCTGGTTCCTGAGAGGTGGTCCAGGCTCCAGGCCCCACCTTCCTGCAGCACAGGCCTGGGGCAGTCTGCCCTGCGCCCCGTGTTGGCACTGGGGTGTGGTACAGGCTGTCCGGGAAGCAGGGCTTGGGTTTGTCAACACAGACTAGTGCAGGGTTCTGCACAGGCATCGAATTCTGACCCAACACCAAGTTCGGAACGGTGCGTGGCCAAGCCACCTGCCCCACAAGTCTGTCAAGTGGTGGACAGTACCTCTGGTGTTGGATCACTGGGAAGATTTAGTGAAAACATGTTTGTCCAGTGCCCCAGCACATGGTCGCTGCCTGGGAATTGGAAGCCCTGGTTCTGACTTGGGCGTCCCCTTGTCCCTTTTGGGGGTCCATTGCATTTTGGGTGACAGGTCAGCTCAGAGTGGAACACTGAGCTCAGTGGGCCCCTGTACTGCACAGGGACTTCCCGTGCCTCCCTGTACCAGGCGGGGCTGGAGGTTGGGAGAGCCTTACCGGTGAATACGGCTCTCCCCCTGCAGGGCAGTGCCATGGAGCTGTCCCCGGCCACTGTGGAGAAGAGACGGCGGCGGAAGCAGGAGCgagacaggaagaagaggaagcGGAAGGAGCTGAGAGCAAAGGAGAAGGCTGCCAAGGCAGCCAAGACAGCGGAGGCTGCGGAGCCGTCCCCAGTGGTGCCTGGCAAGGAGGTGCAGGGACAGCCGGGGCTGCTGTTCAACAAGGTgagggcggtggcgcagtggaggcGCGGGCACCCCGGGACGCGCTGTCCCTGCACGATGGGGGCCGTGGCAGTGCCAGTCCCCGGGCGCGCACCAGGCTGTGGGATGGCTGCGCGCGTCCCGCTGCCCGCTTCCCTGCGGAGGGGCGGGATGGCGTTACCCGGGCCGCGCCTCGTCCCGCAGGTGGAGGTGAGCGAGGAGCCGCCGGCCAGCAAGGCCCAGCGACGGAAAGAGAAGCGGCAGCAGCTGAAAGGGAACCTGACGCCGCTGACCGGGAAGAACTACCAGCAGCTGCTGGAGCGGCTGCGGGCGCGGCAGGACCGGCTGGAGGAGCTGCGCGAGTGCGACGCGGGCAGGGCGCGGGAGCTGGAGACCAAGATGCAGTGGACCAATGTGCTGTACAAGGCCGAGGGCCTGAAGATCCGCGACAACGAGCAGCTGCTGCAGGCCGCGCTGAAGCGCAAGGAGAAGCGGCGGGCCCAGCGGCAGCGCCGGTGGGAGAAGCGCACGGCCCACGTGGTGGAGAAGATGCAGCGGCGGCAGGACCAGCGGCGCCAGAACCTGCGCAGGAAGAAGGCGGCCAAGGCCGAGCGGCGCCTGGAGAAGGCCCGCAAGAAGGGCCGGGTCCTGCCCCAGGACCTGCAGCGGGCGGGCCTGGCCTGAGGGTCGGGGCCAGGCCTGGGCGAGGCCCCAGCCTGTACAGACTGTCACACTCAGGGCTTAGGTCACCTGTGCAAAAGAGGACGTTATGGAAAAGAGGAACCCAGATCCCAAaccgggagggggggagggtgaacCAGCTCCGGGCTCCAGCCTTCTCTTGTGCGGCCAGAAAGCCCCTCTCCCCGAGTGTGCAAGGTGAGGGAGGGGGGAACAGTATGGAGGGCGTGGGGACTAGGGGGGAGTCActctctgctccttctctcccctgTTCACAGGATCAGGAAGGGAATAGCCCGTGTCAGTCCAAAACTCACTTGCAGGGGACAAAAATCCAGCTCCCGCAGCCTGAGCCAAAGGTGCGGCTGATGGCTCAGGTCACTGGGAGAAGGAGGTGACCTCAGGCGTACTGGGATTGAATTATTCTAAGTTTATTTGTAAGAAGggtaaaaattagaatttaagtTAAATATGTACATTAAGAATTCTAAGAGAACCCCTAAGAGATAGAAACTGTACAGTAAACTAAGGgaaacggggaggggggggggaggctgaacAGGGTGGGATGACCTCAGTCCAGAAGGCAGGAGAGAAGGACCGAGACGTAAGTGAGGGGCGAGATTCCGAGTCCGGTGGGGGAGTTCAGCCCAGCCTACAGCAGTCCAGTGAGTGCAAGTTGGAAAAACTCCGCTGGATTGTATAGTAATGTGGActgtatttcaataaagctgttaaaatgtGTTTGATTAAACCCCAGTTGTAAAGCAGGTTGTAACGCGAAGGAAGCCGGTGTGGCTGTATTGCCAGACAGCTGGAGATGGAAGATGAAGAATGCCGCCCCGCTGTGAAAAGGGGTTTTGTTCACAGAACAGTCTTAACACCTGCACCAATCACAGCTGTCACTCTTGCATAAAGAACTGCAGAGAAAGCAATTCACATATAAAAGAGGTGTTTGACATCTCTCAAAAACTGATacaccaggcctgaccaggtggtggcgcagtggatagagcgtcagactgggatgtggaggacccaggtttgagaccccgaggtccccagcttgagcgcgggctcatctagtttaagcaaagctcaccagcttgagcccaaggtcactggctcgagcaaggggtcactgggtctgttgtaaccccacccacccccagtaaaggcacatatgagaaagcaatcaatgaacaactaaggagctgcaacaaagaattgatgtttctcatctctctcccttcctgtctgtctgtccctatctgtccctgtctgtctctgccaccaaaaacccccacaaaaactggTACACCAGACCGACAAGTCAGGTGGCTCTGGAAGATCTGGTGGCAGCCTTTACCAGCCTGATCTAGTCATGCAGCAGTGCGTCTGGAAACCACACACGTCTGGCCCAGAAACAGATGGACACCCACCCGTCACCTGCCAATCTGCAAAGCAAGCCTCACATTTGAAGATCAGCATCATACCAAGTGTGTGATCTGACCATGACACAATTGAGTTTAAAAATGTTGGCAAGTGCCCaagccagttgggtcagtggtagagcatcagcccggtgtgtggaagtcccaggttcaatttccagccagggcacacaggagaagggcccatctgcttctccacccttccccctctccttcctttctcctcccacagccaaggctccatgagagcaaagttggcccgggcgctgaggacgactccatggcctccacctaaggagctagaatggctccggcctcaACGGAgtgatgcccctgatgggcagagcatcaccccctggtgggcatgccgggtgggtcccggtcgggcgcatgcgggagtctgactgcctcccgcctctaacttcggaaaaatacaaaaaaaaaaaaaaaaagagaccctggccagttggctcaggcctggcgtgcaggagtcccaggttcgattcccggccagggcacacaggagaagcgcccatctgcttctccacccctccccctctccttcctctctatctctccccctcccgcagccaaggctccattggagcaaagttggcccgggcactgaggatggctctgtggcctctgcctcaggtgctagaatggctctggtcgcaacagagcgacgcccccagatgggcagagcatcgccccctggtgggcatgccgggtggatcccggtcgggcacatgcgggagtctgtctgactgcctccctgtttctaacttaggaaaaatacaaaaaaataataataaaagaaatgttgaGAAGTTTAAATCACCTGAGTCGATAGCTCATAGTAGATGGTAAAGGAATATTTAGGACTGAAAGAGAATGAGAATGCTGTGCATTAAGGTTTGTAGGACACAGCTAAAGTAGTGCAAGAAGCACATAGCCTTGTAGCCTCTGAAGTGTGTGTGGATTGATACATATGTTTCAAAGGGGGTTGTTGTGCAATATGATTTCCTATCATCTTGGTCGACCTGCTTCCCCATCCCAGGATTCTGTGGTCCCACCTCTCTGTACCCAGTAATTTCTCCCAAATGACTTCCCATCTGTCACAGAAGAGTTGGGCGGGTAGAACGCCTGTGAAAATGTCAGGCGAGCATTTCATCAGGCACTCCCCAGAGGTCTCCAAGGCCAGGAAACCCACCCCTCCAGCTTGAGGGCTGCTCTGTCCCTGGCGTCATTTGGCTGATGTGCAGGGAGAGCAGACAGTGCATTTTGGTGGCAGGTGGCATCAGAACACTCCATTTCCAGAAGCAGCAGAAGACAAGAGGAGACGGAAGAAGAGATGAGAGAACACGGAGAAATCTTCACCTGGTGACATATGGGAGACAGCCTAACTCCAACTTGAACACTGAAAATGCtccatggtggccctggctggttgactcagtggtacagcatcgggcAAGTGTGTGCATGTTCTgggtccaattcccagtcagtcagtgcacactggagaaggaaccatctgcttcttcacccctcccctgcctcctccttctctctctctctctctctctctctctctctctccctcccacagccatggctcaattggttccagtgacTTGGCCCCtaatactgaggatggctctgtggagcctccagcctcaggctctaaaaatagctcgattgcaaAGCAACAGCCCAAGAAGGGCAGAGctttgccctgtagggggcttgccaggtggatcctgctccGACACAAGACATGTTTCTGATGTCATGCCCTTTGAAGTGTTCTTCCACAACTTTGCATTTGTTTAGGTGTGTGTCAGGCCTTCTAGACACATTCTGCAATTGTCTCACCTTTTTTTCGTTGTTGTCCACATTCGTTGTCCAAATTATGAAGACAATAAAAGGACCTGTGGTTTTCAGAGGTtaagtggggagggaggaatgaagaggcagagcacagaggatttttagagcAGTCAGACAATACTGTGTGACCCTACAGGGGTGTATACAtgtcattatgcatttgtcaCAACCCGCAGGACATACACCACCAAGAGTAAACCTAATGTGAACTTATAAACGCTGGGTGACAATGATGTACCGATGCAAAGTCATTGTAACAAGCATACCTTGTTGTGCAGGGTGTCATAGTGGGGGTGGTTGTACAATACGGGGAGAAGCAATTTTATGGAAACTCTACATTCCCCTctattttgctgtgaacctataTCTGCTCTGAAAAAGGTTAAGTTTATTAgttaagaaaacagactgatctcttgaccaggcagtggtgcagcggagagagcgttggactgggatggggaggacccagtttcaaaaccccaaggtcaccagcttgagcatgggctcatcgggcttgagcacgggctcaccagcttgagctaaaggtcgctggcttgagtgtgggatcatagacatgaccccatggtcactggcttgagctcaaaggtcactggcttgtggcccaaggtcgctggtttgaacaaggggtcactcgctctgctgtagccccccagtcaaggcacatatgagaaagcaatcaatgaacaactaaggagctgcaacaaagaattgatgcttctcatctctctcctttcctgcctgtctgtccctatctgtccctctctctgactctctctctgtctctgtcaaaaaaaaccccaaacaaacaaaaaaatagactgATCATTGGATCTGAAAGCCTTTGTCTGGAAGCGCTTTATGTTACTTCTGCTCACCTTTCACTAGCCAAGGGAGGTCACATGGCTGCACCTCACTTCTAGCGGGCACAGAAATGCAATCCTACCCTGTGCCTGGAAGAGACTCCGGGACGGTTTTAAGAGCCTAACGCCTCCTGAGAAAATGTGCCCACTGCCACTCCCGGTACAAATTTCTACATCAACCAGGGCTCTCTGTTGTAAGCAGTAGAGGACAACTCTGTAGATTTAAGCAGAAAAGGGATTTATTAAAAGGTTATTAGGGCACATCCAACTCGAAGATGTCAACATAAAATGGCATGTCCTCTATTCGCCTTCCAGAAAGCATTAAAAGCcaagtaggaaaataaaaaaaataataataaaaaaaaagcagaaaacaaactCTATCTTCTACGTAAGTAGGAAGTATTTGACACTGTAaaccagggtagtcaacctttttatacctaccgccgacttttgtatctctgttagtagtaaaattttctaaccgcccactggttccacagtaatggtgatttataaagtagggaagtcactttactttataaaatttataaagcagagttatagcaagttaaagcatataataataattacttaccaagtactttatgtcggattttcactgtttggcagaataaatctttataaaacaacttgctatagttaaatctatctttttatttatatacggtctaccggaaagttctgtccatttttggaataaaacaaaattcaatttttcttaccgtcaataaactttattaaataatataattgccattattattaatgatttcttgccagcatgagggcaatttgtatatcccatttttgaaaaatgttttatcttttgatgcaaaaaattgaaccagtgcttgtttgatatcttcttcatttttgaattttttgcccttcaaaaaattttgtaaggacaaaaacaagtgatagtcagagggtgctaagtccaaggaatatggtggatgcgacagaatttcccagcctagttctgcaattttttgaccaGTCCCCAAAGTAgtatgtggcctggcattatcatgatgcagtatgatgttcttcctattgaacatcgctggcctcttttcttggactgctgtctttaaattatccagttgctgacaatacttctccgaactgagcttttcatttggttttaaaagctcataatgtattggttcTCAAAAGTCCCACCGTATACACAACAttttcttattcagagtcaaatttggtttagaggtggaagggctaggttttccgggttcacaatatgctcttttccttacaatgttttcgtaggtaatccacttttcatccccagttctCATCCGGTTCAGGAAGGGCttgattttgttccgagcaagcagagatgtacatatgacgactcgatcatccaaattcttctgacttaatttatGTGGCACCCATCCTGAATATtttcacaccaatcctatcttccaaatatggtccgaaatggtttgctgagctgaattaaacctttctgcgatctccgatatTGTCAGAAAAGGATTTTGCTCCAACATgatcttaacaacatcgtcatcaatcaaagatggtcgcccagaacgtggcttatcagaaaggtcgaaatcacctgttttgaatttttcgaactatcttctgcatgtcctatcagaaactgtaccttcaccaaacactttcaataaatttctacatgcttctgtagcatttcttccttgttgaaattcgtatcaaatacagtggcgtaaatgaactttatcagtagccatgggtacactatggcttcacacataagactaacgtgaatcaactttgttttagttaacttgctacatcagtatgtatacattaagtaataaaaatagagaggcacacatgcgccaaataaacatgtgcttacgtgtcaaaacttgtgatagaaacggacagaactttctggtagacctgatactttggttgctccgctaccacccaccatgaaagctggaactcccactagagggcagtagggaccaggttgactatcactgctgTAAACCGTACGCTAGGCAGACAGGGTACAAAGTCAGTCGCGACTGAGTAGAGGAGcatagagagggaggagggtgtcCTTGGTTACAGAGCTCTAGAAGGAAGGCTAGgtccctgtaaggccagtggccgccgcCGCAGCCATCAtgaccatgcaggttcccattggatttgggcagacagtaaaggaaccgtgcagccagaaaatggtgggccattcctctTATTAAAGTCTCGAAACagcgagcaaacaggcagggaagaccgcttccctctcccTCGGGTCCCGAAGCCCCGACCCCCTCTGGACTGACCGGACTCACagacccccaccagcctcagcagcccccagccaaacaggccgggTCAAAAGCTGCTCagcactcttctctctctctctctctctctctctctcagcagacaacggcccctcccaagcaggaaggcaatctgcaatttgtaatctgccgccctgaggtcAAGCATCCATCCGCAGACTAGATACACGTGGCACTGCCCCTCCCCGATGCAAAatgcaagcgagcaaacctaaacacacttgtttacccaacagccCCCTTCCCTGAGAGGCAAACACAAACCCTGATATGGCAGAGAGAAGATGGTGGCCGACCCTGATCCCGCAGCCAGAGCCAGCGTGGAAGTTTgatgcagagaagcagagagggtgGCGCTGGGTGAAGGTTCACCTGACGACAGCTGTGTCTGTTTGTgttgggggctggggtggggagacaTGGCATCaggaacctttttttaaaaattgttttttttaaatatttatatatttattatttatttttttcctgaagttggaaacgaggaggcagccagacaggctcccacatgcacccgactgggatccacccggcatgcccaccagggggcgatgctctgcccatctggggtgtctctctgttgcaaccagagccattctagtgcctgaggcagagaccacggagccatcctcagcacccgggcaaactttgctccaatggagccccagctgcgggaggggaagagagagacagagaggaaggagagggggaggggtggagaagcagatgggagcctctcctgtgtgccctggtcaggaatcaaacccgggactcctgcacgccaggccgacactccaccactgagccaaccggccagggcctatttatttatttttaatgaaatttattggggtaGAGGTTCAGCTGTGCAACTCAATGAAACATCACCTGCACCCTGCATTGTGTGGCCACTGCCACAAgcaaagtctctctctctttttttttttcttcatatgtgccttgaccgtgggccttcagcagactgagtaactgcttgagccagtgaccttgggtccaagctggtgagctttactcaaaccagatgagcccacgctcaagctggcgaccttggggtctcgaacctgggtcctctgcatcccagtccgatgctctatccattacaccactgcctggtcaggccatcaggAACCTTTTCACGGCTCACTTATCTCTCTGGCTCAGGTGTAACAATGAAAGGGACGTACACAGAGCCCTGAGTCATAAGGAAAACCCTTTGTTGCCCTGCAATGTGACCTTTTCCCTCCCACAAGAACACGGTACAAACATCCACGCCAGGGAATACCTTATTCATTTTCTCAGGAGGTGTTAGGGCTCTTGAAAAACCATCCTGGGGTCTCTTCCAGGCACAGGGGTAGGATTGCATTTCCGTGCCCGCTGGAAGTAAGGCGCAGCCATGTGACCTCCCTTGGCCAGTGAAAGGTGAGCAGAAGTAACATGGGGCGCTTCCAGACAAAAGCTTTCAGATCCACTGATCACTCTGTCTTCTCTAACGAATAAACTTGCCTTTTTTAGAGTACTtataggttcacagcaaaatggaGGGGAAAGTTCAGAGTTCCCGTAAAACCGCTTGTCCCACTATCGACACCCTGAGAAATGAAAAAGTCGCATTCATTCCAAAACGGAAATGAGCGGAGGACCCACATCATGATTACACAAGAGGAAAAGGAGTAACCTATGCCCCCCCCCAATATTTTGCCATGGAGCAGATGaaatttttcccatttcttcacTCATTTACAACAGAAAAGATTAGACcacctttataaaaaaaaccaaaaacccaaaAGCAGAGACATATGAGCTGATGGAGGAGAGATTGTCAGCAGTAGGATGGAAACATATACAGGAGACGAGctcagagaaagaggggaagaaaaagaaatcacccCAGGGAGTGAACAAGATTAGAaagagtggcctgacctgtggtggcgcagtggataaagcgtcgacctggactgttgaggtcgccggttcgaaaccctgggcttgcctggtcaaggcacatatgggagttgatgcttcctgctcctcccccttctctctctctctctctttctctctttctctctctcctctaaaatgaataaataaataaaaataacttaaaaaaacttcaaattcaagaaaataaacttaattttttaaaaaaagattagaaagcctgaccaggcggtggcgcagtggatagagcatcagactgggatgcagaggacccaggtccgagaccccgaggttgccagcttgagcgttggatcATCTGGTTTTaacaagagcccaccagcttgaacccaatatcactgcctccagcaaggggttgctcggtctgctggaggcctacggtcaaggcacatatgagagagcaatcaatgaacagctaaggtgttgcaatgcacaatgaaaaactaatgattgatgcttctcatctctctccgttcctgtctgtctgtccctgtctatccctctctctgactcactctctgtctctgtaaaaaattaattaattaattaattaaaaaaaatattagaactgtagcatccaccgggtacgagaacaaatgttggagactttcaggagttaagatgttactttattggccagtttaacctgcgcaggggcgaactcccgagatgtccggagacaccgtgcccacaaggagctgcaaatgggagccgtgcctggagcttacagccaggcccttatatatcctaagtgagcaagcatagacagaagcagatgtgtcagtttagctattggctagggaggtcacacgcagcatagcaacaggggccggcatagcaacaggggcgaattttaaacctaaacttctgataagggtctctgaccttctttgttcccagcctcacaggagccatattagcacttactgttcctgcaatagttacactctttggcagctccagtacttcCTGAATCTAACAAGAACGAGTGTAAGAAGGACCAGGCtagccctttatttatttatttgtttgtttttattaagtgagaggcagggagggaggcagagacagactcccgcatgcacctggaccaggatccacctggcaagcccactagggggtgatgctctgctcatctggactgctgctccattgctcagcaactgagctatttttagcaactgaggtgagacatcctcagcacccagaggccAATTTTACTCCAACCAAATTTCAGcaatagctgcaggaggagaagagagagtgggagagaggggagaagcagatggtcacttctcctgtgtgctctgactgggaatttaagctgggtcttccacatgccaagccgatgctctacctctgaaccaaccagccagggccaggctagTCCTAAAACCGCATTAAGGGACACAGAAAACAACATATGATAACTTCGGGAAATGAAGTGGAACAAAGCATTTATGAAGTTAAATGAGAAAGGGTAGCTATACAAGAGAGGCACAAGACATCACATGCACAAGAAAAGTCCCCAAGGAAGGAAACTGAAATATAGGAataggaaaaatgttttaaaatggaaTCCAAGAAACCTTTGTAGGAATTAAGTACATGACTTCCCAGATTGAACATTCACACAGTcccatggaaaaaaatgtttcacacTGAGATCTTTCTTAATAAGGTTT from Saccopteryx leptura isolate mSacLep1 chromosome 2, mSacLep1_pri_phased_curated, whole genome shotgun sequence carries:
- the SURF6 gene encoding surfeit locus protein 6 — encoded protein: MVSLLAKDVYLQNLARKICAQPSPEPQKRKSAGKPQRPEAAGPPKKKRKRGQKKSREREEKKAVAPKAQALGKKSRAASQVGKPVKAKEEKISGSSGAPADGPSREPDSSFALDVLRQRLHEKIQEARGQGSAMELSPATVEKRRRRKQERDRKKRKRKELRAKEKAAKAAKTAEAAEPSPVVPGKEVQGQPGLLFNKVEVSEEPPASKAQRRKEKRQQLKGNLTPLTGKNYQQLLERLRARQDRLEELRECDAGRARELETKMQWTNVLYKAEGLKIRDNEQLLQAALKRKEKRRAQRQRRWEKRTAHVVEKMQRRQDQRRQNLRRKKAAKAERRLEKARKKGRVLPQDLQRAGLA